In Raphanus sativus cultivar WK10039 chromosome 5, ASM80110v3, whole genome shotgun sequence, the following proteins share a genomic window:
- the LOC108837304 gene encoding uncharacterized protein LOC108837304 — MSSSRELQYLEYTYRNNRPTTGLLNSIFMTTVNTAARSLVSVASSTTSTPELASRRWSASDQLSFASGLLTAVAENALVPVSAPSSSSTSSTALVKYSGSADLSMMMRGDGVDAPTVSSLGRALCHVLALMNEIPVTSRKYHFTMGMAEKIMEDNAQSCSAELLDVNRMALASSFARTTARLQDSLKRSRTADEPFGGLPLRLVSALPLGSYVASSVRGLTTAINTARSLADMAGNLLSQSKRRESALVRAGGYQENDVELAVEKLAEELLWMTEKLRRYGAIEEGIKRWSYASGLASLSLTAAPRVQGLMVKISAVLIGELARDNTQVPGQVKFRLLANWLPLFSHARNGLAFPVLTGYERVEVERAIDKAISTLPALDQEILLTNWLQDFSVSASEWPDLTPAYDRWCHSIRQIAM, encoded by the exons atGTCGTCCTCAAGGGAGCTACAATACTTGGAGTACACTTACAGAAACAACCGTCCCACGACGGGTCTTCTCAACTCCATCTTCATGACCACCGTCAATACCGCCGCTCGTTCTCTCGTTTCTGTcgcctcctccaccacctccactCCGGAGTTGGCTTCTAGGCGGTGGTCCGCTTCGGACCAACTCAG TTTCGCGTCGGGTCTTCTCACCGCGGTGGCGGAGAACGCGTTGGTACCGGTTTCGGCTCCCTCCTCCTCGTCGACGTCATCAACGGCGTTGGTGAAGTATTCAGGGTCGGCGGATTTAAGCATGATGATGAGGGGTGACGGCGTTGATGCACCTACAGTCAGCTCTCTCGGTAGAGCACTTTGTCAC GTATTAGCGTTGATGAACGAGATTCCAGTAACCTCAAGAAAATACCATTTTACCATGGGAATGGCTGAGAAGATCATGGAAGACAACGCACAAAGCTGCAGCGCGGAGCTACTAGACGTCAATAGAATGGCCCTCGCGTCCTCTTTCGCGCGGACCACTGCGCGTTTACAGGACTCCTTGAAACGCTCTCGAACCGCAGACGAGCCCTTCGGTGGTCTGCCTCTGCGCCTCGTTAGTGCCCTGCCGTTAGGAAGCTATGTTGCCTCCTCTGTGAGAGGGCTGACGACAGCAATCAACACGGCCAGGTCCTTGGCGGATATGGCTGGTAACTTGTTATCACAGAGTAAGAGGAGAGAGTCTGCGTTGGTGAGAGCAGGTGGTTATCAGGAGAATGATGTTGAGTTGGCTGTTGAGAAGCTGGCGGAGGAGCTGTTGTGGATGACAGAGAAACTTAGGCGTTATGGTGCAATTGAAGAAGGTATAAAACGGTGGAGCTATGCTTCCGGTTTAGCTTCCTTGTCTCTCACGGCTGCTCCTAGGGTTCAAGGCCTTATGGTCAAGATTTCAG CTGTCTTAATTGGAGAGTTAGCACGAGACAACACACAAGTTCCGGGACAAGTGAAGTTCAGGCTCCTTGCAAACTGGCTACCTCTATTTAGCCACGCTAGAAACGGGCTAGCGTTTCCCGTGTTGACAGGCTACGAGAGAGTTGAGGTGGAACGAGCCATAGACAAAGCTATCTCGACATTGCCTGCATTGGATCAAGAGATATTGCTCACAAATTGGCTCCAAGATTTCTCAGTGTCGGCCTCCGAGTGGCCCGATCTCACCCCAGCATATGACCGATGGTGCCACTCCATTCGCCAGATTGCCATGTAG
- the LOC108815659 gene encoding putative F-box protein At3g20030 has product MTAISDLSWDLVEKILSRVPIISIGAVRSTCKRWNRLSKVRVLCKAEAKRHQFLRFMLKNYKLCSMRFHLHGILDGEEFVDPSIREITGDSLNHVKVTKVFHCDGLLLCVTKDKEENKTTLLVWNPYLGQTRWIQPRNYYNRLDVYAFGYDSNNREHKILRFFLDAFDVSLFEIYDICSDSWRVLDITPNWNLMFYYRGVSLKGNTYFFAKEKIVLEAGGPEEIAEPHAILLSFDFTKERFGPPLPFPFKHYTEDTGTLSSLRDEKLAALYQSSSMCDVEVWVTTKIEPNAVSWVPFLKIDLKPLTGFEFQFHHDGSSFFIDEEKKVAVIFQIDESEMTCYDTAYLIGENGHFEKVGLGESEYHQDSIPMEDYSPLVCSCSYVPSLVHINNAFVKQTNEIITSCNDSV; this is encoded by the coding sequence ATGACGGCTATCTCCGACCTTTCGTGGGATTTGGTAGAGAAGATACTCTCTAGGGTTCCCATAATTTCTATAGGAGCCGTGAGATCCACTTGCAAACGATGGAACCGTTTATCCAAAGTTAGGGTTTTGTGTAAAGCAGAAGCAAAGAGGCATCAGTTTCTACGCTTCATGTTGAAAAACTATAAGCTTTGTTCAATGAGATTCCATCTCCATGGAATCCTCGATGGAGAAGAATTCGTGGATCCATCTATAAGGGAGATCACCGGTGATTCACTTAATCATGTCAAggtaaccaaagtatttcaTTGCGATGGCTTATTGTTATGCGTTACCAAGGACAAAGAGGAGAACAAAACTACACTCCTGGTCTGGAACCCATATTTAGGACAAACCAGGTGGATCCAACCCAGAAATTACTACAACAGGTTAGACGTTTACGCTTTCGGATACGACAGCAATAACCGTGAACACAAAATCTTGAGGTTCTTCTTGGATGCCTTCGATGTTTCTCTGTTCGAAATCTACGATATTTGTTCTGATTCATGGAGAGTTCTCGATATCACTCCCAACTGGAACCTAATGTTTTACTATCGTGGAGTGTCTTTGAAGGGAAACacttatttttttgctaaagaaaaaatagtatTAGAAGCTGGAGGACCAGAAGAAATAGCCGAGCCCCATGCTATCTTACTCTCTTTTGATTTTACAAAAGAGAGATTTGGACCGCCTCTGCCTTTTCCGTTTAAGCACTATACTGAAGATACCGGGACACTCTCTTCTCTTAGAGATGAGAAACTGGCAGCCTTATATCAGTCCTCAAGTATGTGCGACGTGGAGGTTTGGGTGACAACTAAGATTGAGCCCAATGCAGTGTCCTGGGTTCCCTTCTTAAAAATTGACTTGAAACCATTAACAGGTTTTGAATTCCAGTTTCACCATGATGGTTCCAGTTTCTTCATTGACGAGGAGAAGAAAGTCGCTGTAATTTTTCAAATAGACGAATCTGAAATGACCTGCTATGACACAGCTTACCTCATTGGGGAGAATGGACACTTTGAAAAAGTAGGTCTCGGAGAGTCTGAGTATCACCAAGACTCCATCCCCATGGAAGACTATTCCCCACTCGTGTGCTCTTGCTCATATGTTCCAAGTTTAGTACATATCAACAACGCATTTGTCAAGCAAACGAATGAGATCATCACTAGCTGTAATGATAGtgtttaa